In Streptomyces nojiriensis, one genomic interval encodes:
- a CDS encoding ion transporter, translating to MRDPRPAGRGRMKLAARCRVATEAPAFGMVVFCAILFNAALMGVETYSGLAAEYRLVLQGAENCCLALFTLEMLLRLGACADRPKAFFRDPWNLFDLAVVASAFVPLVRENTTLLRLLRLARVLRTARFLPHLRILLIAVGRSLPGTASFLFVGALVLYVYAMVGWVCFARSDPGHYGSVGRAMLTLFLLTTLDGLTDAVRAGLQISRLSIVYYASYALLASFVLVNVLIGVVLNSLDEAREMEEEANRAPVPGADPDVRARIATARRALDEIEASLPVAAGRPERQLEASHTGP from the coding sequence ATGAGAGACCCGAGGCCGGCCGGACGCGGCCGGATGAAGCTGGCAGCCCGATGCCGGGTGGCCACGGAGGCCCCCGCCTTCGGGATGGTCGTCTTCTGCGCGATCCTCTTCAACGCCGCGCTGATGGGGGTGGAGACGTACAGCGGGCTCGCCGCGGAGTACCGGCTCGTGCTGCAGGGCGCGGAGAACTGCTGCCTGGCCCTGTTCACCCTGGAAATGCTGCTGCGCCTGGGCGCCTGCGCCGACCGGCCGAAAGCATTCTTCCGTGATCCGTGGAACCTCTTCGACCTCGCGGTCGTGGCCTCCGCCTTCGTCCCGCTCGTCCGTGAGAACACCACCCTGCTGCGGCTGCTGCGCCTGGCCCGCGTCCTGCGCACCGCCCGCTTCCTGCCCCACCTGCGCATCCTGCTGATCGCCGTCGGCCGCAGCCTGCCGGGCACCGCGAGCTTCCTGTTCGTCGGCGCGCTGGTCCTGTACGTGTACGCCATGGTCGGCTGGGTGTGCTTCGCGAGGTCGGACCCCGGGCACTACGGCTCGGTGGGCCGCGCGATGCTCACGCTCTTCCTGCTCACCACGCTCGACGGTCTGACGGACGCCGTCCGCGCGGGACTGCAGATCTCCCGGCTGAGCATCGTCTACTACGCCTCCTACGCGCTGCTGGCCTCCTTCGTACTGGTGAACGTGCTCATCGGCGTCGTCCTCAACTCCCTCGACGAGGCGCGCGAGATGGAGGAAGAGGCCAACCGCGCCCCGGTGCCGGGCGCGGATCCCGACGTCCGGGCGCGGATCGCGACCGCCCGCCGGGCCCTGGACGAGATCGAGGCGAGCCTGCCGGTGGCGGCCGGGCGGCCGGAACGACAGCTGGAGGCCTCGCACACCGGACCCTGA
- a CDS encoding acyltransferase, giving the protein MSVRIQPSSQVDESAELGEGTTIWDLAQIREEARLGRGCIVGRGAYVGPGVRIGDHVKLQNYALVYEPAVLGDGVFIGPAAVLTNDFYPRAVDPEGRIKRDGDWEAAGVVVAEGASLGARSVCVAGVRVGRWALVAAGAVVSKDVPDFALVAGVPARRIGWVGRAGVRLVEREGEPGTWECPRTGALHDEKDGTLIERT; this is encoded by the coding sequence GTGAGTGTCCGTATCCAACCCTCCTCCCAGGTCGACGAGAGCGCCGAGCTCGGTGAGGGAACGACGATCTGGGATCTGGCGCAGATCCGCGAGGAGGCCCGGCTCGGGCGCGGGTGCATCGTGGGGCGCGGGGCGTACGTAGGGCCCGGCGTACGGATCGGCGACCACGTGAAGCTGCAGAACTACGCACTCGTCTACGAGCCCGCGGTCCTCGGCGACGGGGTCTTCATCGGCCCCGCGGCGGTGCTCACCAACGACTTCTACCCGCGCGCGGTCGACCCCGAGGGCCGGATCAAGCGCGACGGCGACTGGGAGGCCGCCGGGGTCGTGGTCGCCGAGGGGGCCTCGCTCGGGGCCCGTTCGGTGTGCGTGGCCGGGGTGCGCGTCGGGCGCTGGGCGCTCGTCGCGGCCGGCGCCGTGGTGTCCAAGGACGTGCCGGACTTCGCGCTCGTCGCGGGCGTGCCGGCCCGGCGGATCGGCTGGGTGGGCCGGGCCGGTGTCCGCCTGGTCGAGCGCGAAGGCGAACCGGGCACCTGGGAGTGTCCGCGCACCGGAGCGCTGCACGACGAGAAGGACGGCACGCTCATCGAGCGAACCTGA
- a CDS encoding WecB/TagA/CpsF family glycosyltransferase: MTRRQFLFGVPLDPLTMDETVQRCLDAVRRGEQIEIGMVNAAKLVNMRRDPLLAEAVAGCDLVLADGQAVVWAGRVLGVRLPERVAGIDLFMRLLAAAEVADIPVYLLGAQEDVLEMMLGQISERFPELRVAGSRNGYFGDGDQEAIADAIAESEARLLFLGMTSPKKEIFTAGYGKRTGAHVVHGVGGSFDILAGITKRAPLVWQRMGLEWFYRTLQEPRRLGKRYLTTNAAFLLMTVRELIHRTPSAGSASANRSY, encoded by the coding sequence ATGACAAGACGACAGTTCCTCTTCGGGGTCCCGCTCGACCCGCTGACCATGGACGAGACCGTGCAGCGCTGCCTCGACGCGGTGCGGCGCGGAGAACAGATCGAGATCGGCATGGTCAACGCGGCCAAGCTGGTCAACATGCGGCGCGACCCCCTCCTCGCCGAGGCGGTCGCCGGCTGCGACCTGGTCCTGGCCGACGGCCAGGCCGTGGTCTGGGCCGGCCGGGTGCTGGGCGTCCGGCTGCCCGAACGGGTCGCGGGAATCGACCTGTTCATGCGGCTGCTGGCCGCCGCCGAGGTGGCGGACATCCCCGTCTACCTGCTCGGGGCCCAGGAGGACGTCCTGGAGATGATGCTCGGGCAGATCTCCGAGCGCTTCCCGGAGCTGCGGGTGGCCGGCAGCCGCAACGGCTACTTCGGCGACGGCGACCAGGAGGCGATCGCCGACGCCATCGCCGAGAGCGAGGCGCGGCTGCTGTTCCTCGGCATGACCTCGCCCAAGAAGGAGATCTTCACCGCCGGCTACGGCAAGCGCACCGGCGCGCACGTCGTCCACGGCGTCGGCGGCTCCTTCGACATCCTCGCCGGCATCACCAAGCGGGCCCCGCTGGTCTGGCAGCGGATGGGACTCGAGTGGTTCTACCGCACCCTCCAGGAACCGCGCCGTCTGGGCAAGCGCTACCTCACCACCAATGCTGCCTTCCTGCTCATGACGGTCCGGGAACTCATCCACCGCACACCGTCCGCCGGTTCCGCTTCCGCGAACAGGAGTTACTGA
- a CDS encoding nucleotide sugar dehydrogenase gives MRVVVVGQGYVGLPLAIRAAEVGHQVIGYDVDTRRVKSLAAGESYVEDVSSERLARALARGTYRPSELARDCGGFDVAVVTVPTPLQDGAPDLRYIEESAHTLARFLRPGATVILESTTYPGTTEELFAPILEDGSGLTAGADFHLGYSPERIDPGNTVWGFQQTPKVVSGVDARSLKAVESFYGDLVDTTVPVRSPKEAELAKLLENTFRHVNIALVNEIAMFARHLDIDVWQAIEAASSKPFGFMKFTPGPGVGGHCLPIDPSYLNWRVQRELGQNFRFVELANDINNHMPEYVTRRVIDALNAKRRSVNGSKVLLLGLAYKKNTGDARESPAVRIAQLLLDMGAKVRAADPHVVESIKVDARLVRVEPTRKELAAADVVVLLTDHDSFDYQMVTEHASFVLDCRNRVSGPTVEVL, from the coding sequence ATGCGCGTCGTCGTCGTGGGACAGGGATACGTCGGACTCCCCCTGGCCATCCGGGCCGCCGAGGTCGGACACCAGGTGATCGGGTACGACGTGGACACCCGGCGGGTCAAGAGCCTCGCCGCCGGTGAGTCGTACGTGGAGGACGTCTCCTCCGAACGGCTGGCCCGCGCGCTGGCGCGCGGCACCTACCGCCCCAGCGAACTGGCCCGGGACTGCGGCGGCTTCGACGTCGCCGTCGTCACGGTCCCGACCCCCTTACAGGACGGAGCCCCGGACCTGCGCTACATCGAGGAGTCGGCGCACACCCTGGCCCGCTTCCTGCGCCCGGGTGCCACCGTCATCCTGGAGTCCACCACCTACCCGGGCACCACCGAGGAGCTGTTCGCGCCCATCCTGGAGGACGGCTCCGGGCTCACCGCGGGCGCGGACTTCCACCTGGGCTACAGCCCCGAGCGCATCGACCCCGGCAACACCGTCTGGGGCTTCCAGCAGACCCCCAAGGTGGTCTCCGGCGTCGACGCCCGCTCGCTGAAGGCCGTCGAGTCCTTCTACGGGGACCTCGTCGACACCACCGTGCCGGTGCGCTCCCCCAAGGAGGCCGAGCTGGCCAAACTGCTGGAGAACACCTTCCGCCACGTGAACATCGCCCTCGTCAACGAGATCGCGATGTTCGCCCGCCACCTGGACATCGACGTCTGGCAGGCCATCGAGGCGGCGTCCAGCAAGCCCTTCGGCTTCATGAAGTTCACCCCCGGGCCGGGCGTCGGCGGGCACTGCCTGCCGATCGACCCCTCGTACCTCAACTGGCGGGTGCAGCGCGAACTCGGCCAGAACTTCCGCTTCGTCGAACTCGCCAACGACATCAACAACCACATGCCCGAGTACGTGACGCGCCGCGTGATCGACGCGCTCAACGCCAAGCGCCGCTCGGTCAACGGCTCCAAGGTCCTGCTGCTGGGGCTCGCGTACAAGAAGAACACCGGCGACGCCCGGGAGTCGCCCGCGGTCCGGATCGCCCAGCTGCTCCTCGACATGGGGGCCAAGGTCCGCGCGGCCGACCCCCACGTGGTGGAGAGCATCAAGGTCGACGCCCGCCTCGTGCGGGTCGAGCCGACCCGCAAGGAGCTGGCTGCCGCCGACGTGGTGGTCCTGCTCACCGACCACGACTCCTTCGACTACCAGATGGTCACCGAGCACGCCTCCTTCGTCCTCGACTGCCGCAACCGGGTCTCCGGACCCACCGTGGAGGTGCTCTGA
- the wecB gene encoding non-hydrolyzing UDP-N-acetylglucosamine 2-epimerase translates to MTRIVCVAGARPNYMKIKPVMDALERRGAEVILVHTGQHYDESMNDVFFRDLGIRPPDRYLGAGSGSHAQQTGRVMAAFEPLIDELAPDAVVVVGDINSTLACALVTAKAGPLLAHVEAGLRSRDWSMPEEVNRVATDRLSDYLLAPSPDAAVNLRAEGYREDQIHVVGNVMIDTLLANLDRARGSDVLDRYGLTRGGYGLVTLHRPANVDDPGALRGLLKALGEIADRCPLLLPVHPRAAERLAELGVPGGIRLVPAAGYLDFIALQDSARVVLTDSGGIQEETTALGVPCVTLRENTERPITVEEGTNVLAGTDPERITATVHRVLDDPPAPRCPALWDGRASERIAAVLLDGPPAHTRPRPTDLVPGGTPTDPQHVL, encoded by the coding sequence GTGACCAGGATCGTCTGCGTGGCCGGGGCCCGGCCCAACTACATGAAGATCAAACCGGTGATGGACGCACTGGAGCGCCGCGGCGCCGAGGTGATCCTCGTCCACACCGGGCAGCACTACGACGAGTCGATGAACGACGTGTTCTTCCGCGACCTCGGCATCCGCCCGCCCGACCGCTACCTGGGCGCCGGATCCGGCAGCCACGCCCAGCAGACCGGGCGGGTGATGGCCGCCTTCGAGCCGCTGATCGACGAACTCGCCCCGGACGCCGTCGTGGTGGTCGGGGACATCAACTCCACCCTCGCCTGCGCCCTCGTCACCGCGAAGGCCGGCCCCCTGCTGGCCCACGTGGAGGCCGGGCTGCGCAGCCGTGACTGGAGCATGCCCGAGGAGGTCAACCGGGTCGCCACCGACCGGCTCAGCGACTACCTGCTGGCGCCCTCGCCCGACGCCGCCGTGAACCTGCGGGCGGAGGGCTACCGGGAGGACCAGATCCACGTCGTCGGCAACGTCATGATCGACACCCTCCTCGCCAACCTGGACCGGGCCCGCGGGTCGGACGTCCTGGACCGGTACGGGCTCACCCGCGGCGGCTACGGCCTGGTCACCCTGCACCGGCCGGCCAACGTGGACGACCCCGGCGCGCTGCGCGGCCTGCTGAAGGCCCTGGGCGAGATCGCCGACCGCTGTCCGCTGCTGCTGCCCGTGCACCCGCGGGCCGCCGAGCGACTGGCCGAACTGGGCGTGCCCGGCGGGATCCGGCTGGTCCCGGCCGCCGGGTACCTCGACTTCATCGCCCTGCAGGACTCCGCCCGCGTGGTGCTCACAGACTCCGGGGGCATCCAGGAGGAGACCACCGCCCTGGGGGTGCCCTGCGTGACCCTGCGGGAGAACACCGAGCGCCCCATCACCGTCGAGGAGGGGACGAACGTGCTGGCGGGCACGGACCCGGAGCGCATCACGGCCACCGTGCACCGGGTCCTCGACGATCCGCCCGCGCCGCGCTGCCCCGCACTCTGGGACGGCCGGGCGAGCGAGCGCATCGCCGCGGTCCTGCTCGACGGACCGCCCGCGCACACCCGGCCGCGCCCCACCGACCTCGTGCCGGGCGGGACGCCCACCGATCCACAGCACGTGCTGTAA